The proteins below are encoded in one region of Syntrophorhabdaceae bacterium:
- the feoB gene encoding ferrous iron transport protein B: protein MSEELFPVTALDEGQEATVRLLSGGEALTGRLSAMGIIPGTRIKLLRKSRGQIIVLASDTRVALGKGQAEKILVKRERFYEGQNLPEPGRSLLVALAGQPNVGKTTVFNLLTGLSQHIGNWPGKTVERKEGVHRAKDTEIRFVDLPGTYSLSAYSEEERVTREFLIHEHPDITVLFVNASALERSLYLLTELLLLRSPVIVAVNMLDVAEAQGVRIDTGAIHASLGLPVVSTVATKNRGIKELLDEILKIAESTEGYNPKIPRVTEDHRDIYLRISELVREHVPLPYTVEWVVTKLMEGDSEVTESFHGIVPGHIWNEIQTLLVEHEDALRAVVGGRYDWIEEATRAAVSRFKRGQVLMTDRIDHVLTRPSTGIPVLLAILAIVFLVTFAVGYPLQGYLESTVRSLGSAVEGALASEPQWIKGLLVTGIIGGAGSVLTFVPILFIFFFAMSFLENVGYMARAAFVMDRFMHIIGLHGKSFLPMCLGFGCNVASVLGARIVESRKARLLTIFLTPLVPCTGRLAVITFVTAAVFAGKALLVTWLLVTLNVIMLGVAGMLISRFLLREEPVPFIMELPLYHKPDFRTIGVVVWHRTVAFVKKAGTVILLFSIFLWIISNVPTGGIENSILGKAGVLLEPIGKPLGLDWRMVVALLSSVIAKENSVATLGILYNVGDQGLLAVLSSTIPHASAISFLVVLMLFIPCAPTIVVMKQEMADRKWFIISFVFMLLLSYAMGMAAYGLARAAGI from the coding sequence GGGCAGATCATTGTCCTTGCGTCTGATACCCGTGTCGCTCTCGGCAAGGGCCAGGCAGAGAAGATACTCGTCAAGAGGGAAAGGTTCTACGAAGGACAGAACCTGCCCGAGCCGGGGCGGAGCCTTCTCGTTGCCCTGGCGGGACAGCCGAACGTGGGCAAAACGACGGTCTTCAACCTTCTGACCGGTCTTTCGCAGCACATCGGTAACTGGCCGGGAAAGACGGTGGAGCGCAAGGAAGGCGTGCACAGGGCAAAGGACACGGAGATCAGGTTTGTGGACCTGCCCGGGACGTACAGTCTCAGCGCCTATTCCGAGGAGGAGAGGGTAACGCGGGAGTTTCTCATCCACGAGCACCCCGATATAACGGTCCTCTTCGTAAACGCATCCGCGCTGGAAAGAAGCCTCTATCTCCTGACGGAGCTTCTCCTGTTAAGGTCACCCGTCATCGTGGCCGTCAACATGCTCGATGTCGCCGAGGCCCAGGGGGTAAGGATAGACACGGGGGCGATTCACGCATCCCTCGGTCTGCCCGTGGTCTCAACGGTGGCGACGAAAAACAGGGGTATCAAGGAACTCCTTGATGAGATCCTGAAGATCGCCGAAAGCACCGAGGGATACAACCCCAAGATCCCCCGGGTGACGGAGGACCACCGCGATATATATCTGAGGATATCCGAACTTGTCAGGGAACATGTTCCCTTGCCCTATACAGTCGAATGGGTGGTGACGAAGCTGATGGAAGGCGATTCCGAGGTCACCGAATCCTTTCACGGGATCGTCCCCGGTCATATCTGGAACGAGATACAGACATTGCTTGTCGAGCACGAAGATGCCCTGCGGGCCGTCGTGGGCGGACGGTACGATTGGATAGAGGAGGCGACACGGGCCGCAGTGTCGAGGTTCAAGCGCGGACAGGTCCTGATGACGGACCGCATAGACCATGTCCTGACACGGCCCTCGACGGGCATACCGGTTCTCCTCGCCATCCTTGCGATCGTTTTCCTCGTCACTTTCGCTGTGGGGTACCCGCTTCAGGGTTACCTGGAATCCACGGTCCGTTCCCTGGGTTCGGCTGTGGAGGGGGCGCTCGCGAGCGAGCCGCAGTGGATAAAGGGGCTTCTCGTTACCGGGATCATAGGCGGGGCAGGCTCCGTCCTCACGTTCGTCCCCATCCTATTTATATTCTTCTTTGCCATGTCTTTTCTGGAGAACGTGGGATACATGGCCAGGGCCGCGTTTGTCATGGATAGGTTCATGCATATTATCGGCCTGCACGGGAAGAGCTTTCTGCCCATGTGCCTGGGATTCGGATGCAACGTGGCATCCGTTCTCGGTGCACGGATAGTGGAGTCTAGAAAAGCCAGGCTCCTCACCATATTCCTCACCCCTCTCGTCCCCTGCACGGGACGGCTCGCTGTGATAACCTTCGTTACTGCGGCCGTCTTCGCCGGCAAGGCGCTTCTCGTCACGTGGCTCCTTGTGACCCTCAATGTGATCATGCTCGGCGTGGCGGGAATGCTCATCAGCCGCTTCCTTCTTCGTGAAGAACCGGTGCCTTTCATAATGGAACTTCCCCTTTATCACAAACCGGATTTCAGAACGATCGGGGTAGTGGTATGGCACCGTACCGTGGCATTCGTCAAAAAGGCTGGAACGGTAATCCTCCTTTTCTCCATTTTTCTGTGGATCATTTCCAACGTGCCCACGGGGGGTATCGAGAACAGTATCCTCGGAAAGGCAGGGGTGCTCCTCGAACCCATAGGAAAACCTCTGGGCCTCGACTGGCGTATGGTGGTGGCCCTTCTTTCCAGCGTTATTGCCAAGGAGAATTCCGTCGCCACGCTGGGAATCCTCTACAATGTCGGGGACCAGGGCCTGCTGGCGGTCCTGTCCAGCACGATCCCCCATGCGTCGGCGATCTCCTTCCTCGTGGTCCTCATGCTTTTCATACCCTGTGCTCCTACCATTGTCGTTATGAAGCAGGAGATGGCTGACAGGAAGTGGTTCATCATATCATTCGTTTTCATGCTTCTCCTGTCCTATGCAATGGGAATGGCGGCCTACGGCCTCGCCAGGGCGGCAGGAATATAG